In a genomic window of Zingiber officinale cultivar Zhangliang chromosome 9B, Zo_v1.1, whole genome shotgun sequence:
- the LOC122024040 gene encoding probable trehalose-phosphate phosphatase 6 codes for MVSVAEMRKQNVIVPEELALTRAMAAAAASGGDSAFRGGIAVNCKIVSQLEIGNGGAGGGSARINPWVDSLHASSPTHVKAAFSAAREEEEYEKWARQHPSALVNFDDIVATSKGKRIVMFLDYDGTLSPIVDDPDRAFMSDAMREAVRDVARHFPTAIVSGRCRDKVFNFVQLRELYYAGSHGMDIKGPSKETKRTNSKDKSVSFQPASEHLPMIDEVYKTLVEKTNSISGSRIENNKFTLSVHFRCVDEKKWSSLTDQVRAVVKDYPQLTLTVGRKVLEIRPTIKWDKGKALEFLLESLGFADCSNVFPVHIGDDNTDEDAFRVLHERGQGVGILVSQVAKKTKASFSLRDPTEVKEFLRRLVEWKRRSSSKN; via the exons ATGGTTTCGGTGGCCGAGATGAGGAAGCAGAATGTGATAGTGCCGGAGGAGCTCGCCCTCACGAGGGCGATGGCTGCGGCCGCAGCTAGCGGAGGCGACTCCGCCTTCCGAGGCGGAATCGCCGTCAACTGCAAGATTGTCAGCCAGCTCGAAATAGGAAACGGCGGCGCCGGCGGCGGAAGCGCGAGGATCAACCCGTGGGTCGACTCCCTTCACGCCTCCTCCCCCACCCACGTCAAGGCCGCCTTCTCCGCCGCCCGCGAGGAGGAGGAGTACGAGAAATGGGCG AGGCAGCACCCTTCTGCTCTGGTAAACTTCGACGACATCGTCGCGACGTCGAAGGGGAAGCGCATCGTGATGTTCCTCGATTACGACGGCACTCTCTCTCCAATCGTCGACGACCCGGACCGCGCCTTCATGTCCGACGCC ATGCGAGAAGCCGTGAGAGACGTAGCGAGGCATTTCCCCACTGCGATCGTGAGCGGGAGATGCCGCGACAAG GTGTTCAACTTCGTGCAATTGAGGGAGTTGTACTACGCTGGGAGCCACGGCATGGACATCAAAGGCCCCAGCAAAGAAACAAAGCGCACAAATTCTAAG GACAAATCTGTATCCTTCCAACCCGCGAGCGAACACCTTCCCATGATCGATGAGGTCTACAAAACGTTGGTGGAGAAAACAAATTCAATCTCAGGATCGAGAATCGAGAACAACAAATTCACTCTTTCAGTTCACTTCCGCTGCGTCGACGAAAAG AAATGGAGCTCATTAACTGATCAAGTCAGGGCAGTGGTTAAGGACTACCCTCAACTCACTCTCACAGTGGGAAGAAAG GTACTGGAAATTCGGCCAACTATTAAGTGGGACAAGGGGAAGGCCCTCGAGTTCTTGTTGGAATCTCTCG GATTCGCCGACTGCAGCAATGTGTTCCCAGTTCACATTGGAGACGATAACACCGACGAAGATGCTTTCAGG GTTTTGCATGAAAGGGGACAGGGAGTGGGCATTCTCGTTTCCCAGGTCGCAAAGAAAACCAAAGCATCGTTTTCCCTCAGAGACCCTACTGAA GTTAAGGAATTTTTGCGCCGTCTTGTGGAATGGAAGCGCCGCTCTTCCTCCAAGAACTGA